The DNA sequence TCTCGGCCATCGCCATCCGCATGTCCAAACGGGCATTGAACAACAGCTGAATCAATATTGGCACGTCTCGAACTTGTTTACGATCCCGATTCAAGAAGAGGTCGCCTCCTTGCTTGTCGCCCACAGCGCCGGCGATTATGTTTTTTTCTGCAACAGCGGGGCGGAAGCGAACGAGGCGGCGCTGAAGCTGGCGCGCAAACATACCGGGAGACATAAAGTCATTACGTTCCGCCAGTCGTTTCACGGCCGCACGTTCGCGACGATGACGGCGACCGGGCAGGAGAAAGTGTATAGCGGTTTTGGTCCGCTGCTTCCGGAATTCATTCACTTGCCGCTGAATGATGTCGACGCGCTCAAGCAGGCGATGAGCGAAGAAGTGGCGGCAGTCATGCTTGAAGTCGTCCAAGGGGAAGGCGGCGTCCGCCCGGTTGACCCGGCGTTTTTGCAGACAGCGTCGGAGCTGTGTCAACAGCACGGGGCGCTTTTGATCATCGATGAGGTGCAAACTGGCATCGGCCGGACTGGGAAGCCGTTTGCGTACCAGCACTTTGATGTGGAGCCGGACATCATCACCGCAGCGAAAGGGCTTGGCAGCGGCATTCCGGTTGGGGCGATGATCGGCAAAGCGTTTTTGAAAGAATCGTTTGGACCTGGGGTGCACGGGTCGACGTTTGGCGGCAACCCGATCGCGATGGCCGCCGCCAAGGCGACGTTAGAAGTGGTGTTTGATCCGGCGTTTTTGCAAGATGTGCAGGAGAAAGGCCGCTATTTGCTTGCACGCCTCCATGACGCGCTCGCTTCGCTTGACATCGTCAAGGACGTGCGCGGACTCGGGCTGCTGGTCGGAATCGAGTGCCAAACGGACGTCGCACCGCTGTTGCCATTGATTCACGAAAACGGCTTGCTCGTCCTTTCGGCGGGGCCGAACGTGATCCGCCTGTTGCCGCCGCTTGTCGTGACGAAAGCGGAAATCGATGAAGCGGTGGACATTTTGACAAACGTGTTGAACAACGC is a window from the Geobacillus stearothermophilus ATCC 12980 genome containing:
- a CDS encoding acetylornithine transaminase gives rise to the protein MSALFPTYNRWNIAVQSAEGTVVTDVNGKQYLDFVSGIAVCNLGHRHPHVQTGIEQQLNQYWHVSNLFTIPIQEEVASLLVAHSAGDYVFFCNSGAEANEAALKLARKHTGRHKVITFRQSFHGRTFATMTATGQEKVYSGFGPLLPEFIHLPLNDVDALKQAMSEEVAAVMLEVVQGEGGVRPVDPAFLQTASELCQQHGALLIIDEVQTGIGRTGKPFAYQHFDVEPDIITAAKGLGSGIPVGAMIGKAFLKESFGPGVHGSTFGGNPIAMAAAKATLEVVFDPAFLQDVQEKGRYLLARLHDALASLDIVKDVRGLGLLVGIECQTDVAPLLPLIHENGLLVLSAGPNVIRLLPPLVVTKAEIDEAVDILTNVLNNANASAVL